A single window of Usitatibacter rugosus DNA harbors:
- a CDS encoding ArgE/DapE family deacylase — protein sequence MTQLDALVDARFEESVAFLRELVRMPSDTPPGDNAGHAEGTAKLLEKMGFAVERHVVPADLVAKRGMKSVTNLVVRHRFGPGPVIALNAHGDVVPPGDGWTKGPYEGVVDKGRMYGRGVAVSKSDFATYTFALDALKRAGHTAGTVELHFTYDEEMGGELGPGWLLAHGISKPDLAIGAGFSYAVVTAHNGALHLEITVRGEAAHAAMPETGVDALEAAVDIIQALYVLREGFSVVQSKVTGIGSPTINVGKIEGGINTNVVPDKVRFSLDRRMIPEEDPDAVEKALRETIFHAQSSHPKVRVDIRRLMLARALTPRPGHEALVKALQAEGARVFGAEPPAVGVPLYTDARLYGESGVPIVLFGAGPRTILEANAKRADENLVLEDLRKATKVIAGALAALLK from the coding sequence ATGACTCAACTGGACGCGCTCGTCGACGCGCGCTTCGAAGAATCCGTCGCCTTCCTGCGCGAGCTGGTGCGCATGCCCAGCGATACGCCGCCCGGCGACAACGCGGGCCACGCGGAGGGCACCGCGAAGCTGCTGGAGAAGATGGGCTTCGCGGTCGAGCGCCACGTCGTCCCGGCCGATCTCGTCGCCAAGCGCGGCATGAAGTCCGTGACCAACCTCGTGGTGCGCCATCGCTTCGGCCCCGGCCCCGTGATCGCGCTGAATGCGCATGGTGACGTCGTGCCGCCGGGCGATGGCTGGACCAAGGGCCCGTACGAAGGCGTCGTGGACAAGGGGCGCATGTACGGCCGCGGCGTCGCGGTGTCGAAGTCCGACTTCGCCACGTACACCTTCGCGCTCGATGCATTGAAGCGCGCCGGCCACACGGCGGGCACCGTCGAGCTCCACTTCACCTACGACGAGGAGATGGGTGGCGAGCTGGGTCCCGGCTGGCTGCTCGCGCACGGCATCAGCAAGCCGGATCTCGCGATCGGCGCGGGCTTCTCGTATGCGGTGGTGACGGCGCACAACGGAGCGTTGCACCTGGAGATCACCGTGCGGGGCGAGGCGGCCCACGCCGCGATGCCGGAGACGGGCGTGGATGCGCTCGAGGCGGCGGTGGATATCATCCAGGCGCTCTACGTGCTGCGCGAGGGCTTCTCCGTCGTCCAGTCGAAGGTGACGGGCATCGGCTCGCCCACGATCAACGTCGGCAAGATCGAAGGCGGCATCAACACCAATGTGGTCCCCGACAAGGTGCGCTTCTCGCTCGATCGCCGGATGATTCCCGAAGAGGATCCGGACGCGGTGGAGAAGGCCCTGCGGGAGACCATCTTCCACGCCCAGTCTTCGCATCCGAAGGTCCGCGTGGACATCCGCCGCCTGATGCTGGCCCGCGCGCTCACGCCGCGGCCGGGCCACGAGGCACTCGTGAAGGCACTGCAGGCTGAGGGTGCGCGCGTGTTCGGCGCCGAGCCGCCGGCGGTCGGCGTGCCGCTATACACCGACGCGCGCCTCTACGGAGAATCGGGCGTACCGATCGTGCTCTTCGGCGCCGGCCCGCGCACCATCCTCGAAGCCAACGCGAAGCGCGCCGACGAGAACCTGGTCCTCGAAGACCTCCGAAAAGCCACCAAAGTCATCGCCGGCGCCCTCGCCGCCCTGCTGAAATAA